One window of the Eucalyptus grandis isolate ANBG69807.140 chromosome 8, ASM1654582v1, whole genome shotgun sequence genome contains the following:
- the LOC104416756 gene encoding B3 domain-containing transcription factor VRN1: MTIDEQSKRRPSLFELLNGHITHKLFSHWVALTAVLLTVFKLIVGVKGIPKKFVRKYGSSLSDLVFLHLASGDVWEVELLRGNDGAFLRRGWPDFVKHYAIEHGHFLVFRYEGGSAFRVVIFDKSATEIKYPLVSENDDPRMEEDVGDASVEVFEDHSDQSRRNQRQELPSSTLLSPFSKKKKKKKKKKTNERLNKQEVGGGGNNSACDANAGLKSGYSRRYHPYRVSEKSEALERATSFQSPNPFFLAIMQPSFIRHCLSAPARFFMKYIPNFRSKGDIILYVSDERFWSVRYKFGIYGRRRQIKFNCGWKRFVQDNNLKLGDVCVFEIMWKVHQISFRVLIFRANGDTVEFEEASQHKLETSSSKSDKSQYGQAKNEESASNDQSAGKVLRLNQQYKCTLFLKHAVPAMWKTPVEQFLQVVLHPLKLRASFARTDHPSE, from the exons ATGACCATTGATGAGCAGAGCAAGCGTCGCCCTTCTCTCTTCGAGCTGTTGAACGGGCATATCACCCACAAGCTC TTCAGCCACTGGGTGGCTTTGACTGCAGTTCTTTTGACAGTATTCAAGTTAATTGTTGGGGTGAAG GGGATCCCAAAGAAGTTCGTGAGAAAATATGGGAGCAGTCTGTCGGACTTGGTCTTCCTTCATTTAGCCAGCGGTGATGTTTGGGAAGTGGAACTGCTGAGAGGAAACGACGGTGCTTTTCTCCGAAGAGGATGGCCAGACTTCGTGAAGCACTACGCCATCGAACACGGGCACTTCCTAGTGTTCAGATACGAAGGAGGCTCTGCGTTTCGCGTGGTCATATTCGACAAGAGTGCTACGGAGATTAAATACCCCCTCGTTTCTGAAAATGATGATCCAAGAATGGAAGAAGATGTAGGGGACGCGTCGGTTGAAGTCTTTGAGGATCATTCCGATCAGTCACGCCGAAACCAAAGGCAAGAGTTACCTTCATCAACATTGTTATCTCCattttcgaagaagaagaagaagaagaagaagaagaaaacaaacgaGCGCTTGAATAAGCAGGAAGTTGGAG GTGGTGGAAATAATAGTGCCTGTGATGCCAATGCAGGCCTTAAATCTGGCTATTCGAGAAGGTACCATCCTTACAGAGTCAGTGAAAAATCTGAGGCCTTAGAAAGAGCTACTTCTTTCCAGTCTCCAAATCCATTCTTCTTGGCTATCATGCAACCATCCTTCATTCGCCACTGTTTG AGTGCACCGGCCAGGTTTTTCATGAAGTACATTCCCAATTTCAGAAGCAAAGGAGACATAATTCTATACGTGTCGGATGAGAGATTTTGGTCGGTCCGGTACAAGTTTGGAATATACGGCAGAAGACGACAAATCAAATTCAACTGTGGTTGGAAACGTTTTGTGCAGGACAACAATCTCAAGTTGGGTGATGTTTGTGTGTTTGAAATAATGTGGAAGGTTCACCAAATTTCATTCAGAGTCCTCATCTTCAGAGCCAACGGAGATACAGTTGAATTCG AAGAAGCTTCTCAACACAAGCTCGAAACAAGCTCCAGCAAATCTGATAAATCTCAGTATGGCCAGGCCAAAAATGAAGAATCCGCTTCTAATGATCAATCTGCAGGCAAAGTTTTGAGGTTGAACCAG CAATACAAATGTACACTCTTCTTGAAGCACGCAGTGCCGGCAATGTGGAAGACACCAGTGGAACAGTTTCTCCAAGTTGTATTACATCCATTGAAACTGCGAGCAAGTTTTGCACGAACCGACCATCCTTCCGAATAG